The DNA region AGATCGCGTGGCAATCCGACTTCAGTTAACGCATTTCTGAGCATGAGCACCGTCTGGTATAACGTATTGACGGAGGTGATAGTATTTTTATCCCCCCAGCCCGCCTCTACGAGCTGAGCTTGCGGAATAACAACCCCACAATTTGTAAGGAGATATAAAAGAATGAAACTCGCAGGGTTTTGAAGAATGACCGTTTTTTGTGTATTTTTATTCGTCAGCGTTCTGTCACCCGGGTGAAAGTCAACCAGGTTATTAATTGTGTATAATGTTGTGTGTGTGTACTTCTCAGGCACAGTGTGCATTCTCGCATTTACATGATGAATATCATGCTACAAAAATCTTATACAGAGATCACCAAATATATAATGGATATGTCAGTGCGATCATAAATCAAAAATAAAAATTCTTATAAATCAAGACACTTCAACCTGAAAAGGATCATGTATTCTTAATTAAGACCATTTTAGATGCTTTATCACTCAGCACTCATTATTATTGTTTCACGTTTAAAAAACGGACAAACAGATAAATAGCATTACTTAATAAAAGACATAAGCATTGTTACAATTGTTTCAGACAATTTAACATAAGATCAACTTTTTGCCATTAATGCCATTTAGCGATAAAACTTAAACATTTTTGCAATATAGATTTTCCTGGTGGTTGTTACAAAATTCCTGGGGACGTTTTTTCATGCTTCGTCAGGTGGGCAATAACCCCTATAGAAACCTGAATTGATACAGAGAGAACGCCCTAAAAAAAAACTCAACTAAGAATAATAGCAATAAATAAACTTTAGGATTTACTCTCTATCAAAGTTGCATTTTGTAGAGTATTGACATGTTTTAAAACGGATGAAATTATGAAATCATCTACGGATAGGGAGGCTCTCAATATGGGGCTGGACGTTAAATTAAAGAATTTGACATGCAGCAGTTGCACCTTGCATTGCAAAATAATGCCCGAAAAATCACCCCGCTTACAGTATTGCGCCAATGCTTGCTTTTGCATGTGGCCAGAAGAAAGCATCTATTTTAATAAAGGGGTCATTGAAGGGATTTTAAATAACAATCACAACGCCAGACTTAGCGGTTATATTTTTGTAGATTTCTCTATTAGCTTTTTACGTCTGTTTTTGGATACAGAGTGGATAGAATATCTCGCAAGCACACGCATGGGTATTATTTTGATAAGCGATCGCAACATGCAGTCGCTCGCCAACTACTGGCGTAAAAAAAATCCAGCGATTTCCGCCATCATTTACCACGATGACGGACTGGATGTCGCCAATGAGAAGATCCGGCAGGTGTTTATCGGACGGCATTTGTCGTTCACCAAGGGGAATACGTTGACGCAGATGGAGTTCACCATTCTGGGCCATATGGTTGCAGGCAGTAATCCGCACCAGATCGCTCAACTGTTGGACATGGACATCCGCAGCATCTACGCCTACAAGCAAAGAATTGAAAAAAGAATGGGTGGACGAATCAATTCGTTGTTTATTCACTCGCATCCGGTCTCTGGCGATAAGTCATCTTACCCGCTGTTACTTAAAGAGACGGATGGTACAGCAGTGCATTTGCAAAGACGCAGATGAGTCCGACAACAGGGAACGAAATGGACAAGGTAAAAAAAGTGGGATACTACGAAGAAGAAACGCGCGCGCTGAGTGCGATATTGTTATCGCTCTTTACAGCACGTAATGAGATTGCCTTCGGAGAGTTGGAGCGCTCTCTGCAAAAACTCGCCTTTCCACCTGCCGTGCGCAGGTTATGTGAAGAGGCGTTGCAAAGTCATAGTGAAGACGATACCGATCGAACGAATGCCAGGGCCGTTTGCTGCCTGTTGCATGCGCTGGAATCCATTAGCGGCTATAAGCACGTTGAGCGCTATATTTCCCAGCGGAATCAGGCGGTAGTGTATTGCTAAGACACAGAGTCGGGACAACGTTCCCGGCTATTTTATATAAGAATCCAGAACCTTAAGAACCACGTCCAGATCTTCTTCTCGCTTCTCTTCATCACCCTGATGAACGATATGCTCGGTCAGATGCCCTTTAATCACTTCCCGCATTAATCCATTTACCGCTCCGCGTATCGCGGCGATCTGCTGCAACACAGCGGCACACTCATGGGGTTCGTCAAGCATTTTCTTCAGCGCAACCACCTGCCCCTGAATTTTGCTGGTTCGGGCTTTTAGTTTCTGTTTATCGCGGATGGTATGTGACATTGCAACACCTCGTTAACACAAATCGTTGTGGATTATAGCATTACGCGGCTACTGGAGGGTAGTATTTGGTACTGGGGGGGAGTAGAATCGGGCGAAACAGGCAACTAAGAATCATTATCATGGGTGAATTTTCAACACTTCTTCAGCAAGGTAACGCGTGGTTTTTCATTCCCAGCGCGGTTCTTCTCGGCGTACTGCATGGGCTGGAACCCGGCCACTCAAAAACAATGATGGCGGCATTTATCATCGCCATTAAGGGGACGATCAAACAGGCAGTGATGCTGGGACTGGCGGCAACGCTCTCTCATACCGCCGTGGTCTGGCTGATTGCTCTCGGTGGCATGTATATCAGTCGGGCGTTTACCGCAGAGTCCGTGGAACCCTGGCTGCAGCTGATTTCCGCGTTTATTATTCTGGGCACTGCGACCTGGATGTTCTGGCGGACGTGGCAGGGGGAGCGAAACTGGCTCACCGATATGCAGCATGACGATCGCGACCATCATCATGACCATGACCACCATCACGATCATCATGCTCACGATCATCATGACCATAACGAACACCATGATCATGCGCATCACGATCACGAGCATCATCACGATCACAGCGCTCTGGCGGGACTGTCGGAAGGATCAAAAGCCTGGCAGGACGCCCACGAACGCGCACATGCCAGTGATATTAAGCGCCGTTTTCACGGCAAAGAAGTGACCAATGGGCAAATCTTGCTGTTTGGTCTGACGGGCGGCCTGATCCCCTGTCCGGCGGCGATTACCGTGCTGCTGATTTGTATCCAGTTGAAAGCCTTTACGCTCGGCGCAACGATGGTGCTCTGCTTTAGCCTGGGGCTGGCCATTACGCTGGTAACCGTTGGTGTGGGTGCGGCCGTTAGCGTCCATCAGGTCGCTAAACGCTGGAGTGGATTCAACGCACTGGCAAGGAAAGCCCCCTATTTTTCCAGCCTGCTGATCGGTCTGGTCGGCCTGTATATGGGCATTCATGGCTACATGGGGATTGTTCACGCCTCCTGAAAACGGTTTTCTGACGCACAGCGCTTGTCGCTGTGCTCACTAATCTTTCCAGAAAAACGTCATCCTCCTCGTTGTGAAGCGAGTATTTTCTCAACCTCCCCCCTCCTGCTCGTGCCGCAGAGCACACGTTGCTGGTGAAAATATCGCCGCAGGTCTTCTCTTCCTGGGGCCGAGCCTGCATTTTTTGCCATGAACATGATAAAAATGACGTAACATCAATTGTAGAGTAAAAAGAATTTTCTTGTTTTTTGATGTTGAGCAACCTGTAGTTATTGGAACTCACGGCATTAAGTTTCCAAAAACACATCTGTAATACAATAAAATTCTCATCCCAACCTGTCATCAACAAAACGGTTAGCACGATTAACTATTCATTTTTTCTTATGCATAAAATGTGAATATTCCTGGACTGACAGCGAGTCAGTCGGAAATACGCCTTTCTCCCGGCTAAACACTTCAATATTAATCATCTAATAATATAAAATTCCTAACAAAGCCACCGCCATTTCATTTCCAAATTTCAATAGATTAAACCTATCATCCGCAATCTATCTGTTCGTTTTAAACGATTTTCCTCTTTATGGATATTCTCGGTAATATCCGCACAGACAAATTAACTGATTAACCAGGGTGAACTTAGCCTCGCTAAGAAAATATAAATATTGCCGTTACGATATTCCTGACGCGGGAAACATTCACCGTTTAAGAAAATTACCAATAATTTTATTTATTCCCCCATTCCCGCACAGAGCCATCACGATAAATGTCCCTGAGCATGGAAGAACCCTGTCTCGCAGGGTAAATCAACACGACTGAAAAAAAATGGAGTTTATATTATGACCTTGAATCGTGCCTTCCTATCGGCGCTGGTGGCTTCTGCGCTCTTTTCCACAAATGCACTGGCCTCTGACAATACCATTACGTTTATGGGTGAAGTGAGTGACGAGACCTGTTCAATATCGGTAAATGGCTCTGATGCCTCTCCGGTGGTATTGCTGCCGACCGTGACGGCCACCGAACTGAATGCCAATCAGGTGGCTGGCGCGACGACATTTGATGTTGGCGTGAGCAACTGTACCGGCTCACCTTCCGGCGTGGAGATCTCCACGGTCTTCGTTGGCAACAACATCAGTTCAGTCACCGGAAACCTGGGCAGCACGGGCTCGGCGGTAGATGTGGAGATCCAAATCCTCGACACCAGCGGCGACGAAATTGATTTCCGCAACGCCTTTACCGGTACGGGTGACCTCTCTCTCGCCGCTAACATGGACTCGGCGAGCGCGACCTATAAAGCCCAGTATTTCACTAGTGGTACTGCCTCTACCGGTACCGTACAGGCCTCACTGCAATACGCTGTTTCTTATCAGTAAAAGTCGTTCTGGCGGGAATGTATTCCCGCCATTCACCTTCAGGGAAAATGTTATGCGAACCTCTCATCGCCATCGTCCGTTTATTTCAGGCTGCCTGTTTCTTTTTTTTATCGCATGCTGTAGCCACGTGAATGCCAGTATTACGATGACAGGAACGCGTATCATTTATAATGGCGCCGCGAAATCTACCGATGTGCATCTGAAAAATAAAGATGGCATTCCCTATGTTGTCCAGAGCTGGTTTGATAACGGCAATATGGCCGATGGTCCGGATAAGTCTGCGCAAGTTCCGTTTATTGCCACGCCGCCGGCATTTCGCATTCAGCCTGGAGAAGGGCAAATCATTCGTATTGTTTACACCCAGGGAAAAGAATTACCGCAGGACAGAGAATCACTGGTCTATTTTAATTTCATGCAGATCCCTCCTGCCAATGCCGGACAATCAGCAAGCCAAACCGAAAAACAAAACAGTCTGCTGATTATGTTACGCAATCGGGTCAAACTTTTTTATCGCCCGGCAGGGCTGGTTGGCGATCCGCAAAAAATGCTGGAAAATCTGCAGGTCAAACGGATTAGCGGAAATAAAGAACTGGCGATAAGTATTACAAACAACCAGCCTTATTTCGTCACCGTCTCGGCCCTGCAACCCGGCGGATCGTCGCAAATCCAGCACCCCAAAAATGACATGATTTCGCCCTTTGCCAGCGAAACGTTTCACTTTTCGCGTGCCTCTGACGCTAACGCACAGCGCGTACGCATCACCTTGATCAACGATCAGGGAGCACGCATCAGTGCCGACTATCCGCTATAACGTCGTCGCGCCCCTGGTCGGCCTGGCGCTAGTCCCGGCGACGGCGTACGCGGAATATTACTTTGACCCGGCGCTTTTGCAGGGTTCCGATGTGGGCAAGTCACTGGATCTGGGTCGCTTTAATCAGCAAGATGACGCGCTTTCAACAGGCAACTATGTGCTCGACGTCTATCTCAACAACCAGCTGATTCGTCACCAGGCATCGATCACGCTGGTCAAACCGGAAGGCGACAAGGCGCGGGTTCAGCCCTGCCTGTCACCAGAGCTGATTACCGCCAGCGCCATTCGTACAACGCAAAGTGCGACGCCCTACGCGTGTCTGCCGATCGACAGTCTGGGACAGAAAATCAACTGGGAAGTGGATTTACGCACGTTACGCCTGAACATGGTGATTCCTCAGGCGGGGCTGTTACATTCGCCGAGAGGATTCATTCCGGTATCCGAATGGGATGCTGGTGAAACCGCGCTGTTTCTGCGCCACAACACCAATTTTTATCACACCGAAAACACGGACAGCCATCTGCGCTATGACTATCTGTGGAGCAATATCAACGCTGGGATCAACCTTGGCCTCTGGCAAGTTCGTCATCAGGGTAACCTGCGTTACGCCGATGATCATCAGACAGGCGGCCACTACAAATATAACGCGGTCGCCACCTCGGTACAGCGGCCTTTGCCGCACATGGACAGCATCATTGCCTTCGGTGATAACTACACTAACAGCAGTCTGTTTGGCAGTCTGTCATTCAACGGCATTAAGCTCAGCACCGATCAGCGCATGTGGCCGCAGGGCAAACGGGGTTATGCCCCGGAAGTGCGCGGCGTCGCCACCACCACCTCCCATGTGGTGGTGCGTCAGCAGGGAAAGGTCATCTACGAGACCACTGTCGCGCCCGGTGCCTTCGTGATTAACGATCTGTACAACACCCGCGGTCAGGGCGATCTGACGGTCGATGTCATTGACGCCGGCGGTCAGATATCGCGCTTTACCGTCCCCTACTCCGCCGTACCGGACTCGATTCGTCCCGGTAACTGGAACTACGAACTGGCGATGGGCCACGTTCGTCAGTACTACAGCGTGGAAAATAAGTTTATTGAAGGCGTGTTGCAGCGCGGGATGAGCAACGTGTTGACGGCCAACATGGGGTCGCGACTGGCGGATAATTATCAGGCCATTCTCGCCGGCGGCGTGCTGGCGACTTCCGTCGGCGCATTCGGTCTGAACACGGTTTTTTCCAACGCCCATGTAGAAAATGACGAGAAGCAACAAGGCTGGCGCGTCGAGGCGAGCTACAGTAAAACCTTCACTACCGGAACCAACCTGGTCCTCGCGGCCTATCGCTACTCCACCAGCGGCTATCGCGATTTGCAGGATGTGCTCGGCGTGCGTCGCCAGGAAAAAAACGGCACCGCCTACTACTCCGACACGCTCAATCAGCGGAACAACTTTTCGGCGACCCTCAGCCAGCCGATGGGCGACTGGGGGATGTTGAGCTTTACCGGCAGCACATCGGATTACTACAACAACGCCTCACGCATCACCCAACTACAGCTCGGCTACAGCAATAGCTGGCGGGATATCAGCTTCAATGTCAGCGCCGCACGCCAGCGGAGTACTTATTCCAGCCGCTACTTCAGCAGCGTCAACGATCGCGATTTCGATAACGAGAACCAGCGCAAATACACCGAAAACACGGTGTCGCTGGGGATTTCGATTCCGTTCGACTTTGGCTCCAGCCGTTCGCAGATCAACCTGGACATGAACCGCAGTCGCGACAGCCGGACGGCAACGGTCGGGATGAGTGGGACAACGGGCGAGAAAAGTACCACCTCGTGGGCGCTCTACAGCGGTATTGAGCACAACAATGATAGCGGCGACAGCTCAACGTGGGGCGGCAATATTGAACGCCGCACCTCTGTCGGCGCCTTCCGCGCCTGGGCCTCCCGGGGCGAAAGCTATCAGCAGTATGGGCTGGGGATGTCCGGCACGCTGGTTGCCCATCGCGGCGGGTTGACTGCCGGTCCATATACCAGCGACACCTTCGCACTGGTGGAAGCCCCCGGCGCACGCGGTGCCGAAATTCGTAATGGGCAGGGCGCGACGGTAGACCGTTTCGGCTACGCGATCCTTCCGTCCTTAACGCCCTACCGCTATAACACCATTAGCCTCGACAGCCAGAATATAGCCGATGACGTCGAACTTCAGGGCGGCAGCAAGCGGCTGGTCCCCTATGCCGGCGCAATTTCCCGCGTAACGTTCAAGACCACTCGCGGTAAAGCGACGTTGATTAACACCACCCTGCCCGACGGCAGCCAGCCACCGATGGGTGCGGACGTCACGGACAGCAACGGTGACGACGTGGGCATCATGGGTCAGGGCGGGCAAATCTACGCCCGAATCGCCGCGCAGTCCGGCGTGCTGTTCGTTAAGTGGGGTAAGAATGCCGCCCAGCAGTGCCAGGTCTGGTATCAATTGCCGACGACGCCCGACGCGCCGCTGTATCAACTTACGCTACCTTGCCGCCAGGAGTGATGGCTCATGAAATTATCCTCTTTTCTCCCGCTGCTGTTGGTCGGTGTCGTACTGACGCCGCCGGCATGGTCTGCCTGTAAAAGGGTAACGTCTGCCAACGATCTGTCTCAGGTGGCGAAAGATGCCGGTTATATCGGCGCCAGTTGGGGTGGGGTTGGCGATAGCGAAGTAAGGGGCAAGCTGGGGCTGCCCGGCGTTATCAGCTTAAGCAGCGGCACCGGCTTTCAGAGCGAAGGCACGTTGCTCGCCAGCTCAACGGCCAGTTTTGTGCCTAACGGCCGCACCCAGGGCGTCAACGCCAACCAGATCTATTTCCGCTGCGATGTCGCGGAAATCGGCAAGGTATATGAATATTACGCCACCAACGGCGATGACGCCTCGGGTGGCAGAGAGGCCGTTGCAGGTATTGAAGGCGCTTACTACACCTACGTCAAAAACGTGGCGCTCAGGCTGACCAACCTGAAAACCGGGCAATACTACTCGCGCTACTGGCAAACACGCCTCATCCCTGAAAGCGAGATGTTTAATGACGGAACCTATATTTACATCCCGGGCAGCGCCTTCAGCGATGTTTTCGTTGAGCTTTTTCGGGTTGATGATGCTTCAAAAGGCGTGAACAGTTCAAATCGCTATGGTTATACCTACGCGGGACCGGCAGGCTATATCGCCTTTCACGGCGGCGGTATGAGTTCCGGGCTGTTTGACGGCGCCGACAGCCGAACCAACTACGACGGCTGGGGCGCCATGCAGTGGCCCGGCGGCTGGGCGCTCACCAACCAGAGTTTCTTTGTGCGCGGCGCGGCCTGTCGGATCGACGACTATCCCGCCATTGTCCGCCTGCCGCCGATAAGCGTCGGTGAGCTGAGCGGCGGCGGCACGGCGCAGACACCCTTTAACATAACCGTTGAATGCGAAACCGGCGCGATTTCCAGTACCGCAGTCTCAACAACCAGCAAAGCGAACGTGGCGATGGGCTTTCTGGTAAATAATCAGACGGCGGCAAATGCGGCGAACCAGTTAGGACTCAAAACCGGATCGGGAGCCTGGACCTGGCTGCTCGATAACCATTATGGCACCAGCGGCGTGGCGTCCGGCGTGGGTATTCGCATCTACAGCGAGAAGCTGGGCGGTAGTGCCATCAACCTTCTGCCCAATCTGACGTCAACCGCCACGGGCAACGCCGGGGGATGGTACGGCTATGCCGATTTAACCTCTAAAACCTCAACAAGCGGTTCGACCGAATTTTACAACGGTGAATTCACCGCTTCGCTGGAAGCAATTCCTGGCGAATCCATTACAGCAGGATCGGTTTATGCACAACTTCAGGTGGTGGTTAGCTTTCAGTAGCGCGTTACTGCTGAACGTTCTGCCGTTCTCCACCCACGCGGTGGTGAATAGCGAAGTGACCCGGGTTATTTTTAATGCTGGTGAGAAAAGCACGTCGCTGGCGCTGATCAACTCTCCGCAACAACCAGCCCTGGTTCAGGTCTGGACGGATACAGGCAATCCCTCGAGCCAGCCCAACGAGGAGACGACGCCTGTCATCGCGCTGCCGCCGGTGTTTAAAATGCAGCCCGGTGAGCTGCGCAGCATTACGCTGCAACTGACCGATACCTCCGCCCTGCCGCGCGATCGCGAAGCGCTTTACTGGCTGAATGTGTATCAGATCCCCCCCATGACGCAGACCGATGCGCAGGCGGCACAAAAAGTGGTACTGCCGTTACGCATCCGCATGAAGCTGTTCATCCGCCCACAGGGCATTGGTGCGCTTCGGGAAAGTGACGCAGAAAAGCTGCGCGTGGCGTATGTCGGGCCGCAAAATCAGCTACAGATAACCAACCCTACCCCGTGGCATATCACGCTGGCCGGGATAAGCTGCGAAGCTGGCAGTGCAAGCGGCATCATGATTGCGCCGCTTTCCACGCTGTCGGTCTCGCTACAGGGACATGGGGCGCCGTGTTCGTCGGTTCGCTATGACGCTATCAACGATCACGGCACCTTCTGGCACTACGAAAAAGCCGTCTCGCGACTACCGTAGCGGGCTACCCCCCGTTTAGCGAGTGACGCTTCCCCACACCAGTTGTCCCTTATGGAACGTGGCGTGTCGTGGTGAAATACGCGCAACCGCCTCGGCAGAACAGGAGGCGTCCACCAGCACAAAGCTGGCGTTATCCTGCGCTTTCGGCCAGACACGCTCGCCTTTCTCGTCAAGCGGCAGCACATCGCCTGTCGCGAGGAACAGCGCGCGAGAAAGACTTTGCTCATTGGGACGAATGTAGAGCTGGGCGTAAAGATTGGCCTTCTCCAGCATGTCGCCCAGACCGTAAGGCGACCAGTGGTCGATCACGCTGTCCGTGCCGGTCATCACCCTCACGCCTTTATCGTGTAACTGCTTCAACGGCATATGCAGCGTGCCAATCGGCACCGTTGAGGCGATGGAAATTTGCTGCGCCACCATGCGAGCGGCAATCTCATCAACCTGCTGCTCATTCATCGTCGCCAGCGCAAAAGCGTGGCTGATGGTCAGCTTGCCCTTCAGTTGCGGCGTTTTCTCAACCGTTTCAACCATATACTTCACCGCCGCGACGCCCGCCGGGCTGGTTTCATGCAGATGGATGTCCACGCCCTTGTTATAATCGAGGGCGATCTGAAACATGGTATCGAGGGATTTTTCCATCGCGCCGTCGACGTTAGTCGGATCCAGCCCGCCGACATAGTGCGCGCCGGCCTGCATGGCTTCACGCATCAATGGTTCTGATTTCGATAACAACAAACCATGCTGTGGGAACGCCACGATTTCACACTCGAAGCCCGCTTTACGCCGTGCCAGTACCGCCTGCAAATCCTCAAGATTTTTGAGGCCAGAGACCGGTTCGATATTGCAGTGGCTGCGTGCCACGGTGGTTCCTTTTGACTGCAGCAAGTCGATCAGCTTTTCGGCATGTTCCTGAGTATAAGGCTGCAGTTCTGGCAACAGCTTTTGCTCAAGTTTAATCATGTCCTGAATGGTGGTGCCTGCCGGACGGTTCAGTGAGCGCCACGGCCCGCCGTAGAACGTTTTATCGAGGTGAATGTGCATGTCGCGCGTGGTCGGCAGCATCAGTTTGCCGCCCGCATCGTAATGCGGCAGCGTGGCGTCTGGATGGCTCTTGTTGTCGCGCAGCGCGACAATTTTGCCTGCCTGAATCTCCACGGTTTGCAGCGCCGTACGCGTGTGAACCGCGACCGTGCCCTCATAGTCAAAGCCCGTCTCAAGCAGGACGTTGTCGAGGTAGTAATGGGTATCGTTAATCGTCATGGTGCCTCTGGCGTCACAGGTTGTTGCACCAGAGGTTGCCGCATAGGCGACCGGTGCGCCAGCACTCAATAGCGCGGCGGCGGTGACCATCTTCCCGCTCTGGCTCAAAAACTCACGGCGGCTCTTGTTTTCCTTCATCGTTGCTTCCTGTTATGAATGGACGATATGGGTGCCCGTCTCGCCGCGAATGGCCGCGGGCAAGCACTCAGGCGTAGTGATAATGACGCGTTTGCCGCCGTGCTGGAGAAACGCCAGACTGGCGACAATTTTTGGCAGCATGCTGCCCGGCGGGAAGTGACCTTCCTGCATATAACGGGTCATCGTGGGAATGTCGACCCAGTCCAGCGCCTGCTGTTCGGGTTTGCCAAAGTGAATGCACACCTTCTCAACGCCGGTGGTGATAACCAGAATGTCCGCCTGGATCTCCCGCGCCAGCAGCGCGGTAGAGAGATCTTTATCGATAACCGCATCGACGCTTTGATAATCGCCCTGCTCGCCGCGCACCACCGGGATCCCGCCACCGCCCGCGCCAATAACCACAAAGCCCTTCTGCGTCAGTGCCTTAATGGCTTCCGACTCCACAATGCGCTTCGGTTCAGGTGACGCAACAACCCGACGGTAGCCGCGCCCGGAATCTTCCACAAACCGCCAGTCGGGGTTGACCCGCTGTAATTCATCACGCTGGGCTTCACTAAAGAACGCGCCGATAGGCTTAGTAGGATGGGTAAATCCCGGATCGTTTTTATCCACCTCGACCTGGGTGACGACGGTGACGGCTTTCTGCTCGCCGCGCTTCGCCAGCCGGTTATTCAGCGCCTGCTGGATCAGATAGCCAATTCCACCCTGCGTATCGGCGACACAGTTTGCCAGCGGCGTAAGCGGCAGCCCTTCACGTTCATGAGCGATCTCCGCGCGGCGCAAGTCCAGTCCAACCTGCGGGCCGTTGCCGTGGGTCAGAACAATATTGTAGTCCGATGCCAGCATCTCCAGTACGGTATCGGCAACGGCTTTCACCGCCTCGGCCTGATGTTCAACCGACTGGCTGGCGTTATCTTTGATAATGCTGTTGCCACCAATGGCAACGACCACAAGTTCTTTCATCGTGTAGGTTTCCGGTACAGAGTGTGATGGGATTATTGTGTGTGTTGAGAAAGAATCCCCGGCTCAGAAAGCGCCGGGGAGTGCGTGGTTATGCGCTGTAGCGTTCGCACCAGCTCAGGATTGCTTTTTCGAAGCAGGCAAACGGCGGGTGGACAATCCCGGCGCCAATCATGCCGATACCGGCATCTTTATGCGCGATCGCGGTATTGATCACCGGCAGAATGCCGCTGCTACCGACGCGGGTGATGTCGATCGCCGTCGGTATGCCCATAAAGCCCAGTAACGGGATGGTGACGTTCGGGTTTTCGCCCAACGTGATTTCACGCATCTGACGGGAGAAATCGACCGCTTCTTCCACCGTTCCGCCGACCAGCGCAACAATGGCCGGTGCCGTCGCCATCGCAAAACCGCCGATGCCGTAGGTTTCGGTAATCGCGCTGTCGCCGATATCCAGACCGGAATCTTCCGGCTTGTACCCTGCGAACATGGGGCCAATCACCTGCTGCGCTGGTCCGGTAAACCACTGCCCCGGCAGGCCGCTAACCCGCAGACCAAACTCCACACCGTTACGTGCCATCGTGGTCACCACCGTGCTGTATTCGATGCCGTGCGCCGCGTCCATTGCCGCCTTACACAACGCCATCCACGTCGGGCCGGAGAAGTAATCGCTGCTGGCAACAAAGTCGAACACTTCACGCTGTTGTTCAACCGGGTAACCGGCCTGAATGATGCCCGGCGTCAGCGCCTGAATCAGCAGCGTAGTGCCCGCATTGTTGCGGTTGTGACACTCATCGCCCATATGCAGCGCCTGTGCCAGCATTAAGCGCAGATCGATTTCACCGATAATCTTCATCGCATCGCGCAGCATGGGGCCCTGCACGTCACGCATCCAGTTCAGACGGTCGATCACGCTCTGGTCGTTGGCTCCCATGCGCAGGATCTTCGCCATCTGCTCACTCATGTTGGTGTACGCAATGTTGCCGTAAGTT from Citrobacter amalonaticus Y19 includes:
- a CDS encoding carbamate kinase family protein, whose amino-acid sequence is MKELVVVAIGGNSIIKDNASQSVEHQAEAVKAVADTVLEMLASDYNIVLTHGNGPQVGLDLRRAEIAHEREGLPLTPLANCVADTQGGIGYLIQQALNNRLAKRGEQKAVTVVTQVEVDKNDPGFTHPTKPIGAFFSEAQRDELQRVNPDWRFVEDSGRGYRRVVASPEPKRIVESEAIKALTQKGFVVIGAGGGGIPVVRGEQGDYQSVDAVIDKDLSTALLAREIQADILVITTGVEKVCIHFGKPEQQALDWVDIPTMTRYMQEGHFPPGSMLPKIVASLAFLQHGGKRVIITTPECLPAAIRGETGTHIVHS
- a CDS encoding fimbria/pilus periplasmic chaperone encodes the protein MHNFRWWLAFSSALLLNVLPFSTHAVVNSEVTRVIFNAGEKSTSLALINSPQQPALVQVWTDTGNPSSQPNEETTPVIALPPVFKMQPGELRSITLQLTDTSALPRDREALYWLNVYQIPPMTQTDAQAAQKVVLPLRIRMKLFIRPQGIGALRESDAEKLRVAYVGPQNQLQITNPTPWHITLAGISCEAGSASGIMIAPLSTLSVSLQGHGAPCSSVRYDAINDHGTFWHYEKAVSRLP
- a CDS encoding DUF1116 domain-containing protein, with amino-acid sequence MSQSLFTQPLNVINVGIAMFSDDLKKQHVDVTQLDWTPPGQGNMQVVKALDSIADSPLAEKIAAANQQALERIIQSHPVLVGFDQAINVVPGMTAKTILHAGPPVSWEKMCGAMKGAVTGALVFEGLAKDIDEAAELAASGEITFSPCHEHDCVGSMAGVTSASMFMHIVENKTYGNIAYTNMSEQMAKILRMGANDQSVIDRLNWMRDVQGPMLRDAMKIIGEIDLRLMLAQALHMGDECHNRNNAGTTLLIQALTPGIIQAGYPVEQQREVFDFVASSDYFSGPTWMALCKAAMDAAHGIEYSTVVTTMARNGVEFGLRVSGLPGQWFTGPAQQVIGPMFAGYKPEDSGLDIGDSAITETYGIGGFAMATAPAIVALVGGTVEEAVDFSRQMREITLGENPNVTIPLLGFMGIPTAIDITRVGSSGILPVINTAIAHKDAGIGMIGAGIVHPPFACFEKAILSWCERYSA
- a CDS encoding amidohydrolase family protein, with the translated sequence MKENKSRREFLSQSGKMVTAAALLSAGAPVAYAATSGATTCDARGTMTINDTHYYLDNVLLETGFDYEGTVAVHTRTALQTVEIQAGKIVALRDNKSHPDATLPHYDAGGKLMLPTTRDMHIHLDKTFYGGPWRSLNRPAGTTIQDMIKLEQKLLPELQPYTQEHAEKLIDLLQSKGTTVARSHCNIEPVSGLKNLEDLQAVLARRKAGFECEIVAFPQHGLLLSKSEPLMREAMQAGAHYVGGLDPTNVDGAMEKSLDTMFQIALDYNKGVDIHLHETSPAGVAAVKYMVETVEKTPQLKGKLTISHAFALATMNEQQVDEIAARMVAQQISIASTVPIGTLHMPLKQLHDKGVRVMTGTDSVIDHWSPYGLGDMLEKANLYAQLYIRPNEQSLSRALFLATGDVLPLDEKGERVWPKAQDNASFVLVDASCSAEAVARISPRHATFHKGQLVWGSVTR